The following are from one region of the Streptomyces tuirus genome:
- a CDS encoding UDP-glucose dehydrogenase family protein: MALKITVIGTGYLGATHAAAMAELGFEVLALDVVREKIEKLERAKAPMYEPGLEELLRKHVAGIEGSSGRLRFTQDWAEVGAFGDVHFVCVNTPQRHGEYACDMSYVDAAIASLAPHLHRPALVVGKSTVPVGSADRLATYLAAHAPAGEDAELAWNPEFLREGFAVDDTLHPDRLVVGVRSERAEKLLRQVYATPIAEGSPFVVTDFPTSELVKTSANSFLATKISFINAMAEVCEAAGGDVAKLAEAIGYDDRIGRKFLRAGIGFGGGCLPKDIRAFMARAGELGADQALTFLREIDSINMRQRGQMVELTRQALGGGPFLGKRVAVLGATFKPDSDDVRDSPALNVAGQIHLQGGQVTVYDPKGMDNARGVFPTLGYADSALDAVRGADIVLHLTEWREFRELDAEALGEAAAARVILDGRNALDPELWRKAGWTYRAMGRPRA, translated from the coding sequence ATGGCCCTGAAGATCACCGTGATCGGCACCGGTTATCTCGGCGCGACACACGCGGCGGCCATGGCCGAGCTGGGCTTCGAGGTGCTCGCCCTCGACGTGGTGCGCGAGAAGATCGAGAAGCTGGAGCGCGCCAAGGCCCCGATGTACGAGCCGGGTCTCGAGGAGCTGCTGCGCAAGCACGTCGCCGGCATCGAGGGGTCCAGCGGCCGGCTGCGCTTCACCCAGGACTGGGCGGAGGTCGGCGCGTTCGGCGATGTGCACTTCGTCTGTGTGAACACCCCGCAGCGGCACGGCGAGTACGCCTGCGACATGAGCTACGTCGACGCCGCGATCGCCTCGCTCGCGCCGCATCTGCACCGTCCGGCGCTGGTCGTCGGCAAGTCGACCGTGCCGGTCGGCTCCGCGGACCGCCTCGCGACCTACCTGGCCGCGCACGCGCCCGCCGGTGAGGACGCCGAGCTGGCGTGGAACCCGGAGTTCCTGCGCGAGGGCTTCGCCGTCGACGACACGCTGCACCCCGACCGTCTCGTGGTGGGCGTGCGCAGCGAGCGGGCCGAGAAGCTGCTGCGGCAGGTGTACGCGACGCCGATCGCCGAGGGCTCGCCGTTCGTGGTGACCGACTTCCCGACCTCGGAGCTGGTGAAGACCTCCGCGAACTCCTTCCTCGCCACGAAGATCTCGTTCATCAACGCGATGGCGGAGGTGTGCGAGGCCGCGGGCGGTGACGTGGCCAAGCTGGCGGAGGCCATCGGCTACGACGACCGGATCGGAAGGAAGTTCCTGCGGGCCGGGATCGGCTTCGGCGGCGGGTGTCTGCCGAAGGACATCCGGGCGTTCATGGCGCGCGCCGGTGAGCTGGGCGCGGACCAGGCGCTGACGTTCCTGCGGGAGATCGACTCGATCAACATGCGCCAGCGCGGGCAGATGGTGGAGCTGACCCGGCAGGCGCTGGGCGGCGGGCCGTTCCTGGGCAAGCGGGTGGCGGTGCTGGGCGCGACGTTCAAGCCCGACTCGGACGACGTGCGGGACTCGCCCGCGCTCAACGTGGCCGGGCAGATCCACCTCCAGGGCGGCCAGGTCACGGTCTACGACCCGAAGGGCATGGACAACGCCCGCGGTGTGTTCCCGACGCTCGGCTACGCCGACTCGGCGCTGGACGCCGTACGCGGGGCCGACATCGTGCTGCATCTGACGGAGTGGCGGGAGTTCCGCGAGCTGGACGCCGAGGCGCTCGGCGAGGCCGCCGCGGCCCGGGTCATCCTGGACGGCCGCAACGCCCTGGACCCGGAGCTGTGGCGCAAGGCCGGCTGGACGTACCGGGCGATGGGGCGTCCCCGGGCCTGA
- a CDS encoding CGNR zinc finger domain-containing protein, protein MTERSPAPGGLTLVEALVNTLDLESGADALDTPEGRARLGITADETDRARTLRESLRATLLAHAGHPPHRDVTPLGELLAEAPLLVTVDAADGSAALAPADGRSLPARVAAAVAEALVAGTWTRLKACAATDCHWAYYDRSPAGRGRWCSMQVCGARAKMRRYRAKDT, encoded by the coding sequence ATGACGGAGAGATCGCCCGCGCCCGGAGGCCTGACGCTGGTCGAGGCCCTGGTGAACACGCTGGATCTGGAGTCCGGCGCCGACGCGCTGGACACCCCCGAGGGCCGGGCGCGCCTCGGCATCACGGCGGACGAGACGGACCGGGCCCGCACCCTGCGCGAGTCCCTGCGCGCCACGCTGCTCGCCCACGCCGGCCACCCGCCGCACCGCGACGTCACCCCGCTCGGCGAGCTCCTGGCCGAGGCCCCGCTCCTCGTCACGGTCGACGCGGCGGACGGCTCGGCCGCCCTCGCCCCCGCCGACGGCCGCTCCCTGCCCGCGCGCGTGGCCGCCGCCGTCGCGGAGGCCCTGGTCGCCGGCACCTGGACCCGCCTCAAGGCCTGCGCGGCCACCGACTGCCACTGGGCCTACTACGACCGCAGCCCGGCAGGCCGCGGCCGCTGGTGCTCCATGCAGGTCTGCGGAGCCCGCGCGAAGATGCGCCGCTACCGGGCCAAGGACACGTAG
- a CDS encoding VOC family protein: MALAKLGVVVLDCPDPRALAGFYAEVLGGTPTVETYGEDEWVDLKVPGGTPLAFQTSTGYVPPRWPSPDGSQQFHLDLVVDDLDAAEKGVLALGAKPLDAEDRERSFRVYADPAGHPFCLCAC; encoded by the coding sequence ATGGCTCTCGCCAAGCTGGGTGTGGTCGTCCTGGACTGTCCCGACCCGCGCGCACTGGCCGGTTTCTACGCCGAGGTGCTCGGCGGCACACCGACGGTGGAGACCTACGGGGAGGACGAGTGGGTCGATCTGAAGGTGCCGGGCGGCACACCACTGGCCTTCCAGACCTCGACCGGGTACGTACCGCCGCGGTGGCCCTCCCCCGACGGCTCTCAGCAGTTCCACCTCGACCTCGTGGTGGACGACCTGGACGCGGCCGAGAAGGGTGTGCTGGCGCTCGGCGCGAAGCCGCTGGACGCGGAGGACCGGGAGCGGAGCTTCAGGGTTTACGCCGATCCGGCCGGGCACCCGTTCTGCCTCTGCGCCTGCTGA
- a CDS encoding VOC family protein — protein sequence MSAVARFRSVVLDCPDPRQLARFYAGVGGGTPEDDDPDWVVLRIPGGPRLAFQRSPGYTAPEWPRADRNAQQFHLDFDAGSTWDEIDAAEERVLALGARVLDKEDDEKKDFRVYADPVGHPFCLCRIEHD from the coding sequence ATGTCCGCCGTGGCCCGTTTCCGCTCCGTGGTCCTCGACTGCCCCGACCCCCGCCAACTGGCCCGCTTCTACGCCGGGGTGGGCGGCGGCACTCCGGAGGACGACGACCCCGACTGGGTGGTGCTGCGCATCCCCGGCGGACCCCGGCTCGCCTTCCAGCGCTCCCCCGGTTACACGGCGCCGGAGTGGCCGCGGGCCGACCGCAACGCCCAGCAGTTCCACCTCGACTTCGACGCCGGTTCGACCTGGGACGAGATCGACGCGGCGGAGGAGCGGGTGCTGGCGCTGGGCGCGCGGGTGCTGGACAAGGAGGACGACGAGAAGAAGGACTTCCGCGTCTACGCCGATCCGGTGGGGCACCCGTTCTGCCTGTGCCGGATCGAGCACGACTGA
- a CDS encoding dipeptidase has product MADLQDDLRTTAAAAGEFDELAEPYPDEGVVTAESYEPVSDPGDAPVTRARAILAAHPVADGYNGLPWALKRLSWYDLEDGESTVDTDVPRLRSGHVGALFWSLHLPEGLDGDRAVGATLEQLDLAKTVVRTCEEGLRPAVTAGQVADARNCGRVAVLLGPAGAPALGDSLGILRQLHLLGLRVLTLTGVSWASEAGLTRFGEEVVREMNRLGVIADLSGASAQTLRRVLSLSRAPVLCSRSAARSLRPHPANLPDDLLAELGAAKGLCLVPLTAEQTGPTVRDVADHLDHVRAVAGAHCVGLSGTYDSGAAHPQELGDTSCYPRLIAELLRRGWEEADVALLTWGNVQRVLRGADFTARAAQQRREPSTATISELDG; this is encoded by the coding sequence ATGGCAGACCTCCAGGACGACCTGCGCACCACCGCCGCGGCCGCCGGCGAGTTCGACGAACTGGCCGAGCCGTACCCCGACGAGGGCGTCGTGACGGCGGAGTCCTACGAGCCCGTCTCCGACCCGGGCGACGCGCCCGTCACCCGGGCCCGCGCCATCCTGGCCGCGCACCCCGTCGCCGACGGCTACAACGGACTGCCCTGGGCGCTCAAGCGCCTGTCCTGGTACGACCTGGAAGACGGTGAGAGCACCGTCGACACGGACGTGCCCCGGCTGCGCAGCGGCCATGTGGGCGCGCTGTTCTGGTCGTTGCATCTGCCCGAGGGCCTGGACGGCGACCGGGCCGTCGGCGCCACCCTGGAGCAGCTGGACCTGGCGAAGACCGTCGTGCGGACCTGCGAGGAGGGCCTGCGGCCCGCCGTCACGGCCGGACAGGTCGCGGACGCCCGCAACTGCGGCCGCGTCGCCGTGCTCCTCGGCCCCGCCGGCGCCCCGGCCCTGGGCGACTCGCTCGGCATCCTGCGCCAGCTGCACCTGCTCGGCCTGCGCGTCCTCACGCTGACCGGCGTGTCCTGGGCGAGCGAGGCGGGTCTGACCCGGTTCGGCGAGGAGGTCGTGCGCGAGATGAACCGCCTCGGCGTGATCGCGGACCTCTCCGGCGCCTCCGCCCAGACCCTGCGCCGCGTCCTGAGCCTGTCCCGGGCGCCCGTGCTGTGCAGCCGCTCCGCCGCCCGGAGCCTGCGCCCCCACCCGGCCAATCTCCCCGACGACCTGCTGGCGGAGCTCGGCGCGGCCAAGGGGCTGTGCCTGGTGCCGCTGACCGCCGAGCAGACCGGCCCGACCGTCCGCGATGTCGCCGACCACCTCGACCACGTCCGGGCCGTGGCCGGAGCGCACTGCGTCGGACTGTCCGGCACCTACGACTCCGGAGCCGCGCACCCGCAGGAGCTCGGCGACACCTCCTGCTATCCGCGGCTGATCGCGGAGCTGCTGAGGCGCGGCTGGGAGGAGGCGGACGTGGCGCTGCTGACCTGGGGCAATGTCCAGCGGGTCCTGCGCGGCGCCGACTTCACGGCCCGCGCCGCCCAGCAGCGCCGCGAGCCGTCCACGGCGACGATCTCGGAGCTGGACGGGTAG